One genomic window of Chloroflexota bacterium includes the following:
- a CDS encoding helix-turn-helix transcriptional regulator, translated as MIKNERQYRITNAQAKRFSKTLGSLRQRAAIPSGTHPLIAKAQIEAIESQLTDLEHELREYELLRSGDFQLPELDFIAHLPAVLIKARIARGLSQRDLAQRVGLKEQQIQRYEATDYSSANLARILEVAKALDPLTGDIWENQSTRQ; from the coding sequence ATGATCAAGAACGAAAGGCAATATCGGATCACGAATGCGCAGGCAAAGCGGTTCTCAAAGACGCTGGGCAGTCTGCGGCAACGCGCGGCAATCCCTTCAGGAACTCACCCGCTCATCGCAAAGGCGCAAATAGAGGCTATTGAAAGCCAGCTGACAGACCTGGAGCACGAGTTGCGCGAATATGAGCTGCTCAGGTCCGGCGACTTCCAATTGCCTGAACTTGACTTCATTGCCCATCTGCCCGCCGTCCTCATCAAGGCCCGCATCGCACGGGGTCTAAGCCAGAGGGACCTTGCACAGCGAGTCGGGCTGAAGGAGCAGCAGATACAGCGGTATGAGGCCACTGACTACTCCTCCGCCAATCTCGCACGGATCCTGGAGGTGGCGAAGGCCCTGGACCCGCTCACAGGCGACATTTGGGAAAATCAGTCGACACGCCAGTGA